The Legionella jordanis genomic sequence GGAAGTAGTAAGCTTTTGTTCAAAGACTAGATTGCCTTAAACTAATCATGTTTCGGCAATAGATCTTCGAATCAATAGCCTTGGCTAAATTTCCTTTGAATGTATCAGATAAAAGGCAGAGAGGGCAATCTTTTTTTATATGATTTCAATCACTTGTTTTGATAATTTTTACTATCGCACGGCGATTCATTTTTCTTCCTTCATCGGAATCGTTTGGGGCGACCGGATCTTTAATGCCATACCAGGTCACTGACAACCGCTCTTCGCTTAAACCATGGCTAGCCAGAAAGCTGGCAATTGCTTTGGCTCTTAGTTCCGAAATGGCATTGTTATAGGATTTACGTCCAGTATCATCCGTATATCCAGCAATTCTTATCCGTTTAACTGTTGGGTCAGCACGGCAATATTCAGCGACCTTTTTTAACTGTTCTTTGGCCTCATCGCTTAATTCATAGCTGTCGCTGTCAAAATAAAGAATGCTCATCTTTACGTCACCGTAATCAAAAGGTAGTAAATTAGCGAGGCAGCGTTGATATTTAGCGTAAGCTTTTTGAAAACGGATCGGAGAAAGCGACACGCGAGTCTGGAAACCTTGATCAGAAAGATATTCAAAGCTGGCTTGAAATCCCTGAGATAAATAGGTCAACATCTTAAGCGTCGCATCGCGCTTGAGATAGAGTCCAAACTTTCCAGGCGTTAGAACCGTTTTTGAAATGAAATAACTTGGACCACCAGGTTTCCAACTGGGTGGAGCGGCATAAACAGCTGTTTGTAATCTCTTCTCGACGGCTTGCCAATTTGCCACAATAAAATGGGGGTCTTTTTTGGCATACTGCTCGAAGTAGGCCGTACCAAAATTAGGAACGGTTAAAGACAAACCACAACGAAGTCTATTGCCGCTTGCCTTCCAGTTTTCTGTTCCAATGGGATTCTCATAATCTACAGGCAAGGCAAATGTGCAGTGAATAACCAAAATATATACTGCTGTAGTTTTTATAAAAGCTTTGGTCAACGATTGCATACATGGCATTTTTTGCTCATCCTGCCTAGCAATTCATGTTATGCTTCAAATATCGGCAAATATCAGGGAATCTTTATTGTGCAAGAGATCACTATTACCAAACCGGATGATTGGCATCTACATCTGCGAGATGGCTTATTTTTAGAACATACTGTGCCAGCCACAGCCCAACATTTTGCTCGTGCCCTCGTTATGCCTAACCTCAAACCAGCACTGACGACGGTTAATTCCTTGCTCGATTACCGCAAACGAATCCTAGATGCCCTAACCGAAAACCATGGATTTACCCCCTACTTAAGCCTTTATCTAAATGACTTGGTGTCAGCAGAAGAATTGGAATTAGCTAAAAACCATACTTTTATTCTAGGTGCGAAACTCTATCCCGCCGGGGCAACCACCAATTCGGATGAAGGAGTACAATCGTTAAGAGCCCTTTATCCCCAATTTGAGGTGATGCAATCTCAGAATCTGGTACTGCAAATTCATGGAGAGGTGACTCAAGGAGACATTTTTCATCGAGAGAGCCGCTTTATACAACAGGAACTGAC encodes the following:
- a CDS encoding flagellar protein MotY, with the protein product MPCMQSLTKAFIKTTAVYILVIHCTFALPVDYENPIGTENWKASGNRLRCGLSLTVPNFGTAYFEQYAKKDPHFIVANWQAVEKRLQTAVYAAPPSWKPGGPSYFISKTVLTPGKFGLYLKRDATLKMLTYLSQGFQASFEYLSDQGFQTRVSLSPIRFQKAYAKYQRCLANLLPFDYGDVKMSILYFDSDSYELSDEAKEQLKKVAEYCRADPTVKRIRIAGYTDDTGRKSYNNAISELRAKAIASFLASHGLSEERLSVTWYGIKDPVAPNDSDEGRKMNRRAIVKIIKTSD